The nucleotide window GGTATTCGTAGTTGCCCGCGTAAGGGCGCATCCGTGGGAAGGCGATGGTGAAATTCGCCTTCCAGCAGTGCTTGTAGAGGTGCTCCAGATGCGCGGCGAGGGCCAGTGCTTCGAATTTCCAATCCGCCAGCCCGAACAACGCGCCAATGCCGATCCGGCGGAAGCCACCCGCATAAGCCCGTTCCGGGCAATCCAGGCGCCAGTCGAAGTTCTTCTTCGGTCCCGCAGTGTGGAGCTTCTGGTAGGTCTCGCGGTGGTAGGTTTCCTGATACACCACCAGCCCCTCGGCTCCGTGCTGCACCACCTCGGCATACTGGTCGTCCTCCATCGGCCCGATTTCGAGGGCGAGGGTGGGAATGAAGGGCTTCAGGGCGTCCAGACAGGCTTGGAGATAACCCTCGGACACGAACTTCGGATGTTCGCCCGCGACCAGCAGGACGTTGCGGAAACCGAGGCCGTGGAGGTGTTTCGCCTCCCGCACGACCTGTTCGATCGTAAGAGTGGTGCGCAGGATCGGATTGTCCCGGGAAAAGCCGCAGTAGGAGCAGTTGTTCACGCACTCGTTCGAGACGTAAAGCGGGGCGAACAGGCGCATGGTGCGGCCGAAGTGGCGGCGGGTCAGCACCTGGCTGCGGCGCGCCATCTGCTCGAGCACGGCATCGGAAACCGGTTCGATCAGGTCCGCGAACCGGCGCATCAGCGGCGTCGGTCGTTCGAGGAGTTCGGGAAAACGTTCGGAAAAGCCCATGGCCGGGGGAACCATGCGCCCCCGGGGGCGGCCCGTCAAAGGCGGATGCGCGGGCCGAGTGAGCTTGCCAATTTCCCGCCGCGCGGGTTTTCTGCCCGCGATCCCATGAACGACTCCGAAAAGATCGTCTGCAAACCGACCCCGTGGTTCCTGCTGAGGGCCTTGGTCATGCTCGCCATGTTCGGAGTCTTCGCGGTGCTTTTCTATCGCGATGGAAACATCGGCTACCGCCGCCAGAACGCGACGTACTATCTGCGCGAGGCCTTCATCAAGGCGGACCAGGAGTTCAAGGCGAAGGGGGAAAGCCTCACCCCGGCGGACTGGCGGAAGTATGCGGAGCAGCAGCCGGTCGAATTCATTTGGAAGGGCAAGGGGCAGGATGGATCGGTTCTGCCGCCGGAAGTGCAGCCGGGCATGAAGTGGCCGGAGCCCCTGCGCGATGCGGAAGCGATGAAGGCCAATCCCCAGTGGCAGCGCCGCTGGGAGGAATTCTCCGCGAAGTGGCCGGCATGGAAAATGGACTCCATCCCGCCGCACGAGCCCTTTGAGGCGGGCAAGATCCGCGAGCAGTGGATCGTCTTCGGGATCTGTGCCGCTCTCGCGGCGCTCGCCGCCTATTTCCTGCTCCGCACGATCGGCCGCAGCATTGTGGTGGATGGGGAGGCGCTCTACGTGCCCGGCGGGAAACGCATCCCCTTCGCCGATCTGAAGCGCCTCGATCTCCGGAAGTGGGAAACCAAGGGTCTTGCCTTCGCTGACTACTCCGGCAGCGCGGGTTCCGGCCGGGTCCGCATCGACGGACTTACCTATGGCGGCTTCAAGAAGGAGCAGGGCGAACCCGCCGAACAGCTCATGAAACATCTCCGTGCCCGCTTCTCCGGGGAAGTCATCGAGTATGCCCCGGTCTCTTCCGGCGAAGTTGACTCCCCCGCCGGAACCGATTGAAATCCCCCGGAGACCCATAGGTTTTTCGGGGTTGCCAAGCCCGGCCCCCCCCGATAAGCAGCCCCAACGTCAACTACCAACCAAGCAGCACATGTCTGACAAAAGCATTGAAGACCGCGTGAAGGACATCATCGTCGACCAGCTCGGTGTGAGCGCCGACCAGGTGACCTCTGAAGCCAAGTTCATCGAGGATCTCGGTGCCGATTCGCTCGACACCGTCGAGCTCGTGATGGCCTTCGAAGAAGAATTCGAAATCGAAGTCCCGGACGAAGAAGCTGAAAAGCTCCAGTCCGTTGGCGATGTCGTGACCTACATCAACTCCCAGCAGGGTTGATCGGTCCCGTCTGACCACTTTTCCCAAAAAGGGGCGGACTCCGGATGGTGTCCGTCCCTTTTTATTGCAATCCGCGCGGGACGATTGAAGTTGCGCCGCCCATGCACTCTCCGGACGACATCCAGTATGCGCTCGAGACGACCCGCGTTCTGCGCGAGCCGGACCGCCGCATCGATACGTTCGGGGACACCCGGTTCGAGTTCCAGCTGCTCAGCGAACTGATGGACCGCAGCGGCGAGGTGCGCATCCGCACCGGGCATCTGGAGGCCATGCGCCCGCGCATCATGCGTCCCAGCGCCTACAGCGAGATCGAGCTGGAGGGCTTCAACAACGATGCCCGCAAGCGACTGGATGCGATGGTGGAAAAGCTCCGTGCCGAGGGCAAGGACCTCGCTTTCCTGCAATACGGCTTCCAGTTCCGCCGCACCCAGGTCACCGAGGAGATCGTCCACGACCGCATCGAGGCCGTCCGCGATCGCGTGATGGAGGACATCCGCCGTACCGGAAATCCCGCCCGCGCGATCATCGAGGGCGTGGATGATGCCTGGGAGGTTTCGCTTTTCAAATTCGCCTTCGAGATGATTCTCCGCTCGCAGGACATCAACGCGTTTGACTTCAAGCGCCGGGGATTGCTCTGATCGCCACGCGACCTTGCCATGCGGATCTGGACGTTTTTCAAGCTGCTTGCCGCCCTCGCCGTGCTCGGCGTGCTCGGCCTCACCGGGGGCTTGATCTATCATATCACGGTCAAGCCGCTCCCGTTGTTCAGCAAGTACGTCCCGAACCCCTCCGATGTGGTCGCGAAGGGTTCCGAGAACGACGTTGCCAAGATGCTCGAGTCCAGCGAGATGCCGGATGTCGAGCCGGGCGAGGTAGCCTATCAGAAGGCCGTCGAGTTGATCGCCATGGGGAATGTCCCCGAGGCCCGCGAGAAACTGGAGACGGTGGTGAACGTCTATCCGTCCTCCGCCTCCGCGCCGGACGCCCGCCGCATCGTCGGCGAGATCAATCTGGATGAAATCCTGTCCCCGGATTTCAAGGACGGGAAGGTCACCTACGATGTAACGAGGGGGGACTCCTACCTGAAGATTTCCGAGAAGACCCGCTGCTCGCTGGATTGCATCATGATGCTCAACGGCCTCACCGATTTCGGCGGCCTGCATCCCGGGGACGACCTGATCGTGCTGCCGCTGGATTTCCGCATTCTCATCGAGCCTCAGAAAAAGAGCCTGTCGCTGTGGCAACTTGTCCAGAAGGGCGGCCAGCCGCCGCTGGCGAAGTTCGTGAAGGACTATCCGATCATCTACGTCCAGATCCCCTCCAACATGGCGGCTCAGAAGACCGTCATCGACTCGAAGGCGGGCTATTTGGACGGAAAGAAGCTGGTGCCCGGCAACAAGGGCTACCGCCAGTCCGAAAAAATCCTCCATCTGGCCAAGATCAACATCCAGATCCGCCCGTTGGCCGGTGGATCCGACCGGGATACCGTCCTTCCCCGCGGCCTCTATCTGAAGCCCTCCGACATGGAGGAACTGAACCTCCTCACCCGTACGGGGAATGAGGTGGAAATCCGCCCCGCCACCCGCTAGCCTTCCCCACGCCCATGCAGCTCCTGGAATTCGAAAAGCCCGTCGCCGAACTCGAACGCGAACTCGAGAAACTTCGCACCAAGGCGGCTTCACAGAATATCGACATGTCGGCGGAAATTGAGACGATGGAGGGCAAGCTCGCCGACACGCGCCGGTCGATCTACGAAAACCTCACGCCGTGGCAGCGCGTCCAGATCGCACGCCACACGAACCGCCCTTTCATGCTCGATTACGTCTCGCTGGCCTTCACCGATTTTTCCGAGCTGCACGGAGACCGCCACATCGGCGATGATCTCTCGATGCCCGGTGGGTTCGCCCGCATCGGCGGCAAGCGGGTGGTGGTCCTCGGCCATCAGAAGGGTCGCGACACCAAGGAAAACCTCAAGCGCAACTTCGGCAGCGCCCATCCGGAAGGCTACCGCAAGTCCCTCCGCCTGATGAAGCTGGCGGAGAAGTTCGGCCTGCCGGTCATCGCTCTCATTGACACTCCGGGAGCTTTCCCGGGCATCGGTGCGGAAGAGCGGAACATCGCCGAGGCGATCGCCTACAATCTCCGCGAGATGATGCTCCTCAAGGTGCCGGTCATCGCCGTCGTCCTCGGTGAAGGTGGTTCCGGCGGTGCCCTTGGCATTGGCGTGGCGGACCGAGTCCTGATGATGGAGAACGCTTATTATTCGGTCATCAGCCCGGAAGGTTGTGCGGCGATCCTCTGGAAGCACCGCAAGCACGCTCCGGAAGCCGCCGAGGCCATGAAGCTCTCCGCGCCGGATCTCAAGAAGCTCGACTTGATCGATGACGTGATCCACGAGCCCACCGGTGGCGCGCATCACGACCACCAGGCCACCGCCGCCAATTTCCAGGCGGTCGTGCTGAAGCATCTGGAGGAACTCTCCAAGCTGCCCGTGGATGTCCTCCTCGACCGCCGTTACGCGAAGTTCCGCGCGTTCGGGGATTGGCAGGGGAAGTGAGCCCAAGCCAACTATCGTCGGGCCTCGACGTCATCTCTTGGCCACGGAGTGGCTTGAGGAAAAACCGGACTAACAGGCCTTTTAGTCAGCCGACGTCGAGTCGTTGGTTGGCTCTTCTTCTTCACTACCATCATCGGCCGCCACCGGTAGCTCATCCAGCAGTCCTTTGTAGGACTTCTCATCGAATCCCCGGCGCTTGCGATAGGCCGCGTCCATTTCCTGTCCGAGGCACAGCGCGATCTGCTCCTTCGCCTCTGCCTCCGGTACGTTGAGCTTCAGCAACCGCTCAAGGGTCTTTGCCACGTATTTCGTTTGTGGCGAAGTGAGCTGCTGTTCTACGGCGGCGAGGAGTTCCGGTAGGAGATCGTCGTTCATGAGCTGAGTTTGCACGGCATTCGCCGCTTGGGAATGAAACTCGATCACGCGACGGCACCGAGACCCGGTCCGGTGAGTTGCTTGGTCGCCAGCTTGCCGTCCCGCGTGTCGAACAACCCGGGAAACTTCGCGGTCCATGCGGCATTCGCGGATGGCACGTATTCGCGGGCGTTGCTCTCGATGGTGGAGAGACCGGGAATGTGCGACGCGATTCCGGCGGAGTGGATGAGCGAAGCTCCCGGACAAGTGAGATCCTGCACGCAGAGGAACATGTCATATTTCTTCCCGGCGGCGGCCATCAGCATGGCGTGGGATTGGCCCTTGCAAGCCTTCAGGCAGGCACCGGTATAGCCCATTTCGCGGGATAGCATCAGGTTCTCCAGATCGGTCAGGGATTCATCGATCACCACTGGGCGCAACTTGGCTGCTTCGTGCATGACATTGCCGCGATCCGCACGCAGGTCTCGTTTGGTGGGCTGCTCCAGATACAGGATGCTCTCGAATCCCTGCGGGGCCTGCTCCTTCACTTTGCGGAGATACTCCAACAGGTAGTCCACGTTCGGGCAGTGCTCGTTGAAGTCGCAGCAGTATTTCCATTCCACATCCGGACGGGTTTCTCTCGCCACCCGGTCGATTGCTACGGTGCGGGCGATGTCCCATTCGAGATTCTCACCCTGGAGCTTGATCTTGATGCGCTGGAGGCCATCCCGCTTGATCCATTCGCCGAGTGTTTCCGGCAGGCCGTCGTTGACCCGCTCCTTGAGTTCGTCCGGCGTGACGGGATCGAGGCCGCCCACCGAGTGGAACAGCCACACCCAGTCACGCGGGGTGGGAGAAACGTAACTGGCGAGCGATTCGCCTTTGAAATCCGCATTCAGATAGCGCGGGAGATCGTAGCCCATCAGCTCTCTGGAATAGGTCTGATAGCAGTTCAGCCCGAGAATCTTGCCGAAGGCATCGTGCAGCGCCGCGTCAAACGGGCTCGCGGTCACCTGCGTGCAGAGCTTCGGGACCGGTGTGGCCAGCGCCAGATCGCGGGACACATCCGCAGCGGCTTTCAGATACTCGGGTTCGAGCGTGTGATTGATCTCGATCGGATGGGTGGTGCCTTTGAATTCTCCGGTGATCTTCGCGATCCGCTTGGCCAGCTCCCGCATCGCGTTGAGCGTGGTTTCGTAGGACATCGCTGTGGACGGGAATGACCAGACGTTGCCCATCGGCATCGAGCCGAAACCCTTCGCCGTTTTTCCCGCGGCATTCGATACCTCCACGGTCACATTGAGCAGGGTCACACGGTCCACCGCCGTGCCGCCGAACTTGTAGGGCGTGCGGTATTTGAAGTCCTCGAACGCCATCTCCACTTTCTCGATCCGTATGCCATTGGACGGCGTGCCGGGGATGATGGCGGGAGCCGCCATGACCCGTCCGGCGAAAGACAGCAAGGGTGCCGATTTCAGGAAGCGTCGGCGGGACCACGATGAGCACATGATGGGAAAATTACGCCGGAAAACCGGGTGTATATCCAGATAAACCCACGAAATCCAACATTCGTGACGGGCCCCTTTGTCGCTGCGAATCTTGCGGTCGGAGCTTTCCCGCGCTGGACGCCCGCCCTCCGGGACGTTAAACGCCCGGCATCATGGCGAAGAAACCGGTGGTGCTCATCATTCGTGACGGCTGGGGTGTGAACCCCGGAGGAAAGGAAACCGCGAAACGCGACGGCAATGCGACGTTGCTTGCGAACACCCCCTTCCACGATATGGCGCTGGAAAAGTATCCGAAGGGCCTCGTCAGCGCGTCCGGTCTCGATGTGGGCCTGCCGGCCGGCCAGATGGGTAATTCCGAAGTGGGCCATCTCAATCTTGGCGCGGGCCGCATCGTCTATCAGGATCTCACCCGCATCAACAAGGCCATTGAGGAAGGCACCCTCGCGACCAACCCGGTGTTCGTGGAAGCTCTCGAAAAAGCGAAGGGCAGCCGACTGCATCTCATCGGTCTCGTTTCGGATGGCGGTGTTCACAGCCATCTCGACCATCTCATTGCGATCACCAAGCTGGCCGGAGCCGCAGGCGTGAAGGACATCGCCATCCACGCGATCACCGACGGCCGCGACACTTCGCCGACCGGTGGCGAAGCCTACCTTTCCAAGTTGGAAGACGAAGTCAGCCCGGTGGGCGCGCGCATCGTCACCGTGACCGGCCGCTACTTCGCGATGGATCGCGACAAGCGCTGGGAACGCACCAAGCTCGCCTGGGATGCCATCGTCCACGGCCATGGTGAGGAGCGTCATGTGCTCGCCAGCGAGGCGGTGGCCGATTGGTACCGCCAGGACAAGACGGATGAATTCCTTCCTGCGATGGTTTTCACCAAGCCGAACGAGGAACTGGTCCGCGATGGCGATGTGGTCCTGTTCTTCAACTTCCGCGCCGACCGTTCCCGCCAGCTTTCCGAGGCGTTCCTGCGTCCGGATTTTTCCGGCTTCGACCGCGGGCATGTGCCGAAGGTCCACTACGTGACCCTCACCGAGTATGACGAGACCTACGGCGTGCCGGTGATCTTCGGCTCCCAGTCGATGGCGATGGTGCTCGGCGAGACCGTGGCGAAGGAAGGCAAGACCCAGCTCCGCATCGCGGAAACCGAGAAGTATCCGCACGTGACCTATTTCTTCAATGGCGGCGTGGAGCAGCCCTTTGAAGGCGAAGACCGTTCGATCGTGCCCTCGCCGAAGGATGTGCCGACCTACGACTTCAAGCCGCAGATGAGCGCGCCGGAAGTCACGCGCATCGTGTTGGAGAAGCTGCCGGACTACGATCTTGTGATCCTGAACTTCGCGAACCCGGACATGGTCGGTCACACCGGTGTGGTGGAGGCGGCTATCAAGGCCTGCGAGGTGATCGATGCCAGCGTGCAGGCGATCGTGGAAAAGACGCTGTCGCTCGGCGGCAAGCTGATCCTCACCGCGGACCACGGCAACTGCGAGTACATGCGCAATTCGGATGGCTCCCCGCACACGGCTCACACCACCAATCTCGTTCATGCGATCTACGTGGCGGAAGATGCGGACGAGTATCACGTGAAGGACGGCATCCTTGCCGACATGGCACCGACGCTCCTTGAGATGCTCGGCCTCGTGAAGCCGAAGGAGATGACCGGCAGCAGCCTGTTGCAGAAGAAGTAGCGGCTCATTGCTGCAACCGGACCGCGGGCTGAAGTCCGCGATCCGGTTGTGTTGAGCAGTTTCAATAGTCCGCCACCGGACTACCGCTCTTCACGGAGCTTTCCGGCACGGTGGCGGATAGTTTTGCGATCTCGTCGCAGGTCTCCTGCCATTTCTTTTCGGTGAAGGTCATCGGTGCGACGAGCTTCTTGCGGAACTTGGTCACGCGTTTCAGCGCTTCGTCGACCGTGTGGATCGGCAGCGTTTTCAATGCCTCCACTGCAGTGTCCGCGGTCTGGATCTGATGGCAGATCATCGCGAGGTCGTTGCCCGCTTCGATCGCGCGACGGACATCCTCGCCTCGACCGTAGCGCTTGGTGATCGCACCCATGTCGAGGTCGTCGGTGAGGACCACGTGTTTGTCGAATCCGAGCTGATCGCGGAGGAACGAGGTGATGATGCGTTTCGACATCGAGGCCGGATGATCCGGATCGATGTTGGGGAATTCCACGTGCGCAAGCATGATGGAGTCCAGCTCCGGCATCAGCGCGGTGTAGGGGATCACGTCCTCGCGCAGAAGCTCGGCCAGCGTTGCGTCCGATGAGGGCAGATCGTGGTGCGGATCGGAAAGCGCACGCCCGCAGGCCGGGAAGTGCTTGCCGCAGGACTTCACGGAGCGTTTGCGGAGCCAGCGGTTCCACATGCCCGCGTGGTCGATCACACGCTGCGGGTCACGGCCCCAGCAGCGGCCGCGCAGGGAATTCTGGACTTCCGGGTGATGATCGAGATCGAGCACCGGAGCGAAGTTCAGGTTGAAGCCGAGCAAGCGCAGTAGATCGGCGGTCAATGCGCCCGCATTGGCGATGGTCATCGGATTGCCTTGGGCGGCGAGATCGGTGGCGGAAGGCAGGGCGGGCGCGATGTCCTTCGTGCGCGTCACCCGGCCACCTTCCTGATCGATGGCCAGGATCGGATCGTCGTAGGAGAGCGAACGCAGGTCGTCGGTGAGCTTCCGTGTTTGCTGCGGGGAGACGATGTTCCGCGTGAAAAGGATGTAGCCCGCAGGCTGGAGGCGGCGGAACAACGCGGCTTCGTCCGGAGTCAGTTCAGGACCGGAAACACCGAGGAGCAGAAGCGAGCCGTGCATGAGGCGACGATAGCGGCATCCGGGGCATTGGAAAGTCAAGGAGTGTAGCTGAAAGCTCCGCTTTCAGAATGTAGGGGGAAGCTCCAGCTTTCCCTCTTCGGGGGAGTAGAATCGTTTGGCCCAACCGCCCGCCTGCCGGAGACAATTCGAAAGCGGAGTTTTCGACCACCCTTACGTGAAGAACCACCGCGTGAGATGGAAAAACACCGGCGCGGCGAAGCACAGCGAATCGATGCGGTCCATCATGCCGCCGTGACCGGGAATGGAGGCGCCGTAGTCCTTTACGCCGCGGTCGCGCTTGATCGCGGACATCACCAGCCCCCCGCAGAACCCCATGACCACGATGGCGGCGGACATGCCCGCGGCTTGCAGGAAAGTGAATGGCGTGCTCCACCACAGGCCCGCGCCAAGCAAGGTGGCGCTGAGTCCGCCGCCGACAAAGCCCTCGATGGTCTTGTTCGGGCTCACTTTCGGCACGATCGGATGTTTTCCGAACAACTTGCCGAAGACGTACTGCATCACGTCCGAGATCTGGGTCACGAAGACGAGGAAGAACAGCAGCTTGGCATTCTGTGCCGGATTTTCCGCCGAGTAGCCGGGGATCTGGAGGAACCACAGCAGGGCGGGGGCGTAGCTGGTGAAATAGACGCAGACCATCAGCCCCCACTGGATCTTCGAGGTGCGTTCCAGAAAGCGTTCGGTTTCACCCGCGATCGCCGCGCGGATGGGAATGAACAGGAATGCATACACCGGGATCAGAACGACAAAAAGGCCGTACCAACGGCTTGCCAGCGTCCAGTATTGCAGGGGCAGGATCAGGAAGAACGCCCAGGTCAGAGCACGGTGGTCGCCTTGGCGGGTGGGCGTGAGCGTGATGAACTCGCGCAGCGCGAGGAACGAGGTGAAGGCGAACATGAACACCGGCGCGAGACGGCCGATGGCCAGGGCGGTGCCGAAGACCGCGCACATGATCCACCACGCGCGGATGCGGGCGTTGAGATTCCGCACCACCTTGCGGCGGCTGAGTGTGGTGATGCGGGCGTGCAGGATGCCGCCGATGATCGAGGCGATGGTGAGGATGCCGATCATCCCGCCGAAGAGCCACAGCGTCTGGTGGTCGAGGTTCATAGCGGCTTGAGGGCGAGGACGGCGTTGCGGGCGCGGAGCATGAAGTCGTTCTTGGTTTCGTCCGGCAGGAGCTGGAGCGGTTTGCCGAAGTTCACGGAGCAGAGGATCGGCACGGGGAGGAACTCGCCCTTCGGCAGCACGCGGTTGAGGTTCTCGATGAACACCGGGACCAGTTCGACCTCCGGGCGTTCCTTGGCGAGATGGTAGAGGCCGGGCTTGAACTCGCTCATCTCGCCGCTGGGATTGCGGGTGCCTTCCGGGAAGATGATCAGGGATGAGCCCTGCCCGAGCGCGGTGAGCATCGGTTCCAGCGGATTATTCTCGCGGCTGACTTTCTTGCGCTCGATCAGCACGGCGCGGAACACCCGGTCCGCGAGCCAGCGGCGGATGGGATCACCCTTCCAATAGTCCTGCGCCGCGATGGGGCGGGTCTTGCGGCGGATTTCGTCCGGGAAGGAGGCCCACAGCAGCACGAAGTCGAGATTGCTGGTATGGTTGGCGAAGTAGATGCGCTGCTTTTCTTCGTCCGGATCACAGCCACGCCATTGGGCGCGGGCACCGGTGAAGAGACGGGCGAAGGAGGCGATGGCGGACGCGATCATCGGGATTTCTGATACATGCGGCCGATGCGCAGCACGGCGGTGATGGCGGTGAGCGCGGCAATCAGCCACAGCGCCCATTCAAGCACCGGCCACGCCTGTTTGCAAAGGAGCACCACCGCTTGGGCGATGAGGCCGACTGTCAGCAGGAACATCCGGTGCGGCTTCGCGCACGGACCACCGAAGTCCTGGCCTTGTCCGAGAGATGCGCCGAACGCCCGCACGTAGGCGGTGAAGACCGCGAGCAACGCGCACAGCCAGCCAACGGTGGTGTTGCCACAGGCGTAACCGGCGCCGACCAGGAACATCGAGTCCTCGATGCGATCCGGGATCTCGTTGAAGAGGTCGCCGCCCTTCGATTTCAAGCCGCCTTCCACCGCGACCAGCCCGTCCATCATGTTGCACATCAGGCGCGCCTGCACGCACAGCGCGGCGAGAACCAGAGCGGCCCATGCCGGGAGCCCGCCGTGGTGATACCACCAGAGGACGCCGAACGCCGCGGCGGCGAAGACAATGCCCACGGCGGAAATCGTATTCGGCTTCACCCTCGCCCGCACCAGAAGGCGGGCAAAAGCCTGCACCCATCCCAGAGATCGGGACTTCAACGGCCGACGGTCTTCAGCAGGTTCCATGGACAAGGCAAACTAACAGCCTTTGCCGGACATGGAAATAAAATGGAAGGTGGGAATCTTCAGCTGCGATTAATGGAACAACAGTTCCCGCAATTTCCGTGTGGCGGCAATCCGATCGATTTCCCCGGCAGCTACTTTCATGGTGAGGTCTTCCCACTCCTGGCTATCTGCGGAGGTGGCATGGCCATTGATACGGAGGAATACGATGCATGCACCGAGGGCGACACGCTTGTTCCCATCGATGAAGGGATGATTGCTGCAAAGATAGTAGAGGTAGGCCCCGGCGACCTCTACCGTGTCTCCGTAAACGGACTTGCCTCCGAATCCCGCTTGCGGAGCCGCCGCCGCAGATTCCAAGAGAGCAATATCCCGGATGCCAGATGCTC belongs to Luteolibacter ambystomatis and includes:
- a CDS encoding type II toxin-antitoxin system death-on-curing family toxin; its protein translation is MNSNADQCFHLPVEVILEIHHEAITQFGGASGIRDIALLESAAAAPQAGFGGKSVYGDTVEVAGAYLYYLCSNHPFIDGNKRVALGACIVFLRINGHATSADSQEWEDLTMKVAAGEIDRIAATRKLRELLFH